Genomic window (Aureibacillus halotolerans):
GGACCCATTGGCTCCGAAGGGTTTTGCATTCTGAAAATTGCTTATTCCTTTGAAAAGCACAAAAAGCCAGAGTATTCAATATTGATTATGTTATCAAACATGCTCTACACTTATTAAGAATATTTTAATAAGAAAGGGTGAGAGCATGCGAAACAGCTTTTTTATAATGGCTTTTTGTCTAATGTTTCTCCTTTGTGGATGCTCGCAGCAAACTGGGCAAACGGAAGATGGGCGAATGAAGCTTGTGTTTTGGAACTTGTTCTCCGGTGGAGATCAGGAGTACATGCTGTCGATTGTGGATGCCTATAACGAAAGTCAAAACGACGTCTTTGTAGAAAGTCCGACCATTGCTTGGGCAGATTACTACACAAAGCTTGTCACTAGCGTAGCAGCAGGTAAAGGACCGGATTTAGCTGTCTCCCATGCCGCACGTGTCCCAGAGCTTTATTATCAAGGTCTTGCCGCACCTCTTGATGACCTTGCAAATGAAATCGGTTTCAAATGGGGCGGTATTACACAAAACGTGGAAGAGTCGATTGTTCTTGATGGAAATCACTATGCAATACCGATTGATACACACCCGTTTATTTTATATTTGAACAAGGAGCTGGTGACGGAAGCAGGTCTGCTAGATGAAAATGGCAATGTGGCAATGGAAGAGACTCCAGAAGGATTTATAGATTTTTTTACGAAAGCAAAGAAAGCGCTTCCTCAAAAGTTCCCAATTGCCATGTCTTCGACAGGTGTCGACCCGTACCGTTGGTGGTGGGCGGTCTATTTCCAAATGGGTGGGACGCCAATGTTATCTGATGATCTGACAGAAACAGAAATAACGATGGATAGAGAAATTGCGATTAAGGCGGCAACGTATTTGAAGAGTCTTTATCATGAGCATGAGCTAATCCCACCAAACCTAGGAGATTTTTATCAAAGCTTTCAGTCTGGAAAAGCCGTTTCAATGCTGACAGGGGTATGGGCAACAGGAATTTGGGAGCAAACGGAAGGGCTTGAGTTTATCCCGCTGCCATTGCCGCAGCTGTTTGAACAACCTGGGGACTTTGGGGGCTCACATACGATTGTCATGCCGGCAGATCCTGATATGTCTCCAGAACGAAAGCGTGCCGGAATGGAGTTTATGGCATTTGTTCTTGATCAAGGGGCCGAATGGGCGAAAGCAGGACATATTCCAGCGAAGACATCGATATTGCAAGAAGATGCGTATCTTGAGCAACCCTATCGATCGTCTTATGCAGAAGTAGCCCAAAATGTTGTGTTTCCTAGTAAGACCATTTATGCAGGAGCAGCACAGACGATTATGCAGCGTAATCTTGATCTCATCTGGACAAACAATGCGTCTCCGGAAGAGGCTATTGACATCATGATTGATGAACTAGAGGTGCTTGTACCGTAAATCGGCTTGTCTCACAGCAATTGGTTTCATCAAAAATATCAAATTGGTGGTGAACAATCGATGAAGCAAAAAAGATCCCTTAATTGGCTAAAGCCGTTACCGTTTTTATTGCCATTTTTGCTTGTTTATCTTGTTTTTACAGTTTATCCAATCGCAAAAGGATTGCAAATGAGCTTGTTTGATTGGACATTGATTGAAAAGAAAGGCTTTAGAGGTTTTGATCATTATGCCCGCCTCCTTGAAGATCCGGACTTTTGGAGTTCTTTAGGGAATACGATGTTGTTTGTTATCCTGTCGACGCCAACAATGATTTTGCTCGCGTTAGGGTTGGCACTACTCGCCAATATACAAACTACATTGCAATCCATTTTTCGTGGAGCGTTTTTTATTCCAAGCATCCTGTCTGTGTCTGTCATCTCCTACCTTGCGATTTTTATGCTGCAACCCTATACAGGCTTTGTGAACAACGCCATCCAAATGTTTGGGACGGATGCAGAGCCTTTTTGGCTGAACAATCCAACGCTTGCTTGGTTGAGCATCGTTGCGGTCACACTGTGGTGGACAGTAGGCTTTAACTTGATTCTGTTTCTCACAGCTTTGCAGGACATCCCGGATCAGCTATACGAAGCAGCAGAAATTGACGGTGCAACGAGGACACAAATGTTTTTCAAAATTACACTGCCACAGCTCGTTCCGATTGCGCGAGTCGTGTTGTTGCTTCAAGTACTTGCCTCCTTTAAGGTGTTTGCTCAAATTCTCTTAATTACAGATGGAGGTCCGGGAACGGCC
Coding sequences:
- a CDS encoding extracellular solute-binding protein; amino-acid sequence: MKLVFWNLFSGGDQEYMLSIVDAYNESQNDVFVESPTIAWADYYTKLVTSVAAGKGPDLAVSHAARVPELYYQGLAAPLDDLANEIGFKWGGITQNVEESIVLDGNHYAIPIDTHPFILYLNKELVTEAGLLDENGNVAMEETPEGFIDFFTKAKKALPQKFPIAMSSTGVDPYRWWWAVYFQMGGTPMLSDDLTETEITMDREIAIKAATYLKSLYHEHELIPPNLGDFYQSFQSGKAVSMLTGVWATGIWEQTEGLEFIPLPLPQLFEQPGDFGGSHTIVMPADPDMSPERKRAGMEFMAFVLDQGAEWAKAGHIPAKTSILQEDAYLEQPYRSSYAEVAQNVVFPSKTIYAGAAQTIMQRNLDLIWTNNASPEEAIDIMIDELEVLVP
- a CDS encoding carbohydrate ABC transporter permease produces the protein MKQKRSLNWLKPLPFLLPFLLVYLVFTVYPIAKGLQMSLFDWTLIEKKGFRGFDHYARLLEDPDFWSSLGNTMLFVILSTPTMILLALGLALLANIQTTLQSIFRGAFFIPSILSVSVISYLAIFMLQPYTGFVNNAIQMFGTDAEPFWLNNPTLAWLSIVAVTLWWTVGFNLILFLTALQDIPDQLYEAAEIDGATRTQMFFKITLPQLVPIARVVLLLQVLASFKVFAQILLITDGGPGTATRPLIQYIYEIGFVRFDLGYASAMSYALFFLLLLLSIAQIRGRGKEGSMI